One Pseudorhodoplanes sinuspersici DNA segment encodes these proteins:
- a CDS encoding FadR/GntR family transcriptional regulator, with amino-acid sequence MAQASHDIAVARTATRNDAGTHADSKLHYRDAAERIRAIIDGGRLSGPGRLGAGRLPSERELSETLGVSRRVLRQALGLLEAEGRISRQHGRGTFATDARHAQETLVHEMSRLTNPVDTLEARLAIEPMQARLAALRATKGDIDRLFEAADASRDAKDPLSYEKADAAFHRRVSAAARNPLLIAIFDAMLETALEGTWRHGRETAHCINNQAAYAADHRKIVLAIAERNAALAEQTMRLHLNSVQQRLIEHAFPGAAAE; translated from the coding sequence ATGGCCCAGGCATCGCATGACATCGCCGTTGCGCGCACGGCAACACGCAACGATGCAGGAACGCACGCTGACTCGAAGCTGCATTATCGCGATGCAGCAGAGCGCATCCGCGCGATCATCGATGGCGGCCGTCTCAGCGGGCCCGGACGGCTAGGCGCCGGCCGTCTGCCGTCGGAACGCGAATTGTCGGAAACGCTGGGCGTCAGCCGGCGCGTGCTCCGGCAAGCGCTTGGATTGCTTGAAGCGGAAGGCCGCATCAGCCGACAGCATGGCCGCGGCACATTCGCGACCGACGCACGGCACGCGCAGGAAACGCTCGTCCACGAAATGTCGCGTCTCACCAATCCGGTCGATACGCTCGAAGCGCGGCTCGCCATCGAGCCGATGCAGGCGCGGCTTGCCGCCTTGCGTGCGACCAAAGGCGATATCGATCGCCTGTTCGAAGCCGCCGACGCCAGCCGCGATGCGAAAGATCCCCTCTCCTATGAGAAAGCCGATGCTGCCTTCCACCGGCGCGTTTCAGCCGCCGCGCGCAATCCGCTCCTGATCGCGATTTTCGATGCGATGCTGGAAACGGCGCTGGAAGGCACATGGCGGCACGGACGCGAGACCGCCCATTGCATCAACAATCAGGCCGCTTATGCGGCCGACCACCGCAAGATCGTGCTCGCCATCGCCGAACGCAACGCCGCGCTGGCCGAACAGACGATGCGGCTGCACCTGAATTCGGTGCAGCAGCGGCTCATCGAACACGCTTTCCCAGGCGCTGCTGCGGAGTAG
- a CDS encoding ABC transporter ATP-binding protein, protein MLKVEGLQASYGRSQVLFDIDLEVGEGEIVTLLGRNGMGKTTTIRSVMGLTPPGGGSVAFAGQPIAGRTPEAIARGGIGLVPEGRQVFPLLTVFENLVATASNRLKRKNPWTLEEVFKLFPRLKERRNQYARTLSGGEQQMLAVGRALMTNPQLLILDEATEGLAPVIRAEIWSCISLLKSRGQSILIVDKNLSVLKRIADKHFVIEKGRTVWRGTSADMDRDAALVHRYVTV, encoded by the coding sequence ATGCTGAAGGTGGAAGGTCTGCAGGCCAGCTACGGACGCAGCCAGGTGCTGTTCGATATCGACCTCGAAGTGGGCGAGGGCGAGATCGTTACGCTGCTCGGCCGCAACGGCATGGGCAAGACCACGACGATCCGTTCAGTCATGGGCCTGACACCGCCGGGGGGCGGCAGCGTCGCCTTTGCCGGACAGCCGATCGCCGGCCGCACACCCGAAGCGATTGCACGCGGCGGCATCGGCCTTGTGCCGGAGGGGCGGCAGGTTTTTCCACTGCTGACGGTGTTCGAAAATCTGGTCGCCACCGCCTCCAACCGGCTGAAGCGCAAGAATCCCTGGACGCTGGAGGAGGTGTTCAAGCTGTTCCCGCGCCTGAAAGAGCGCCGCAATCAATATGCCCGGACGCTGTCCGGCGGCGAGCAGCAGATGCTGGCGGTCGGCCGGGCGCTGATGACCAATCCGCAATTGTTGATCCTCGACGAGGCGACGGAGGGTCTCGCGCCGGTAATCCGCGCCGAAATCTGGAGCTGCATCTCGCTTCTGAAATCGCGCGGGCAATCGATCCTGATCGTCGACAAGAACCTGTCGGTGCTGAAACGCATCGCCGACAAGCATTTCGTCATCGAGAAGGGCCGGACCGTGTGGCGCGGCACGAGCGCGGACATGGACCGCGATGCCGCACTGGTGCACCGCTACGTGACGGTCTGA
- a CDS encoding ABC transporter ATP-binding protein: MSEPLLRVDGLVKRFGGLVATNNLSLDVAEGELHALIGPNGAGKTTFISQLAGELRQDQGTIQFDGKEITPWKTPVRVQHGLARSFQITQLLPDYTALDNVAIAVQARRGHSYHFWKDAHSVTDIRDDARRQLDRVGLGARADTPVSELSHGEQKQLELAIALATSPRMLLLDEPMAGLGTAECTRMIELLKVLKTEVTILLVEHDMDAVFALADRISVLVNGERIATGSVDDIRNDEAVRVAYLGEGDA; encoded by the coding sequence GTGAGTGAACCGTTGCTCCGTGTTGACGGCCTCGTAAAACGCTTCGGCGGGCTCGTGGCCACCAACAATCTGTCGCTCGATGTGGCGGAAGGCGAGTTGCACGCACTGATCGGTCCGAACGGCGCCGGCAAGACCACATTCATCTCGCAGCTTGCGGGCGAGCTCCGCCAGGACCAGGGCACGATCCAGTTCGACGGCAAGGAGATCACGCCCTGGAAGACGCCAGTGCGCGTGCAGCACGGTCTCGCGCGGTCGTTCCAGATCACGCAATTGCTGCCCGATTACACGGCGCTCGATAACGTCGCTATTGCCGTGCAGGCGCGGCGCGGCCACAGCTATCATTTCTGGAAGGACGCGCACAGTGTCACTGACATTCGCGACGATGCGCGCCGCCAGCTCGATCGCGTCGGTCTTGGCGCGCGCGCCGACACGCCAGTCAGCGAATTGTCGCATGGCGAACAGAAGCAGCTTGAACTCGCGATCGCGCTGGCGACTTCGCCGCGCATGCTGCTGCTCGACGAACCGATGGCGGGGCTCGGCACCGCCGAATGCACGCGCATGATCGAACTCCTGAAAGTGCTGAAGACCGAGGTGACGATCCTTCTGGTCGAGCACGACATGGACGCTGTGTTCGCGCTGGCCGACCGCATTTCCGTGCTGGTCAATGGCGAGCGGATCGCGACCGGCAGCGTCGATGACATCCGCAACGACGAGGCCGTGCGCGTGGCCTATCTCGGCGAGGGTGACGCGTGA
- a CDS encoding ABC transporter substrate-binding protein, giving the protein MRLTKFGLGMALSAVLATTAWAQQPVKIGLITTLSGPGGYIGADMRDAFQLAIDMEGGKLGGVPVQLVVEDDGFKPGQGKQIADRMMKTDGIRLFTGIIFSNIAGATVPDIVDGGGIYVSPNAGPSNFAGKECHKNYYVVSWQNDTLHESAGQNANLLGFKKVFILAPNYQAGKDALAGFKRFFKGEIAGEIYTRLDQTDYAPEMAQIRAAKPDAVYHFHPGGLGIAFTRQYQQAGLLGTIPMVVAAPSVDATLLKAVGDAAVGINGTTHWNTDFDNPANKKFMEAWTKKYGADRLPTYYAGQGYDTALAIGAALKGSGGDVKDTEKFRQAMLKADFQAVRGAFKFDKNQHPIQDWYATKVEKGPDGKPVIKTGAKVFSMQGDVYAKDCKM; this is encoded by the coding sequence GTGAGACTTACGAAATTCGGATTGGGAATGGCTCTTTCGGCCGTGCTGGCGACAACGGCATGGGCGCAGCAGCCGGTGAAAATCGGTTTGATCACTACATTGTCCGGACCCGGCGGCTATATCGGCGCTGACATGCGCGATGCATTCCAGCTTGCCATCGATATGGAAGGCGGCAAGCTTGGCGGCGTGCCGGTTCAGCTCGTTGTCGAAGACGACGGCTTCAAGCCGGGGCAGGGCAAGCAGATCGCCGATCGCATGATGAAGACGGACGGCATCAGGCTGTTCACCGGCATCATCTTTTCCAACATCGCCGGCGCGACTGTTCCGGACATCGTCGATGGCGGCGGCATTTATGTGAGTCCGAATGCAGGCCCCTCGAATTTCGCCGGCAAGGAATGCCACAAGAACTATTATGTCGTCTCCTGGCAGAACGACACGCTGCATGAAAGCGCTGGCCAGAACGCCAACCTCCTTGGCTTCAAGAAGGTGTTCATCCTCGCGCCGAACTATCAGGCGGGTAAAGATGCGCTCGCGGGCTTCAAGCGCTTTTTCAAGGGCGAGATCGCCGGCGAGATCTATACGCGTCTCGATCAGACAGACTATGCGCCGGAAATGGCGCAGATCCGGGCGGCAAAGCCTGATGCCGTCTATCACTTCCATCCGGGCGGTCTCGGTATCGCGTTCACGCGCCAGTATCAGCAGGCCGGTCTACTCGGCACCATTCCGATGGTTGTCGCTGCACCGTCCGTCGATGCGACTCTCCTGAAGGCTGTCGGCGACGCTGCGGTCGGCATCAACGGCACCACGCATTGGAACACCGACTTCGACAATCCGGCCAACAAGAAGTTCATGGAGGCTTGGACCAAGAAATACGGCGCCGACCGTCTGCCGACCTATTATGCCGGTCAGGGCTATGACACGGCTTTAGCCATCGGCGCTGCGCTGAAAGGCTCGGGCGGGGATGTGAAAGATACCGAGAAGTTCCGTCAGGCCATGCTGAAAGCGGACTTCCAGGCCGTGCGCGGCGCCTTCAAGTTCGACAAAAACCAGCATCCAATTCAGGACTGGTATGCGACGAAAGTTGAAAAAGGCCCCGATGGCAAGCCGGTGATCAAGACCGGTGCGAAAGTCTTTTCCATGCAGGGTGACGTTTACGCTAAAGACTGCAAGATGTAG
- a CDS encoding branched-chain amino acid ABC transporter permease produces MTLALEQLLNGFQFGIMLFLLAAGLTLIFGIMNVINLAHGCLYMIGAYAAALVAARTGSFLLAIPAGLVAAGMAGLIIEFLVIRKLYDRDHLQQVLATFGLILFINEGVTMLFGRTPLFVSIPPALSGSIEIIPGIPYPTYRIAIMVVGLLVAGGLYLLVNKTRIGMLVRAGSTHREMVRALGVDIRLLYTIVFALGALLAGLAGLMAGPLLAVQVGMGEQILILTFVVVVIGGLGSIRGAFYGALIVGLTDTMLRAFLPGFFKTFMNASEADALGAGLSSMGIYLVMALVLLIRPQGLFHAQG; encoded by the coding sequence ATGACGCTTGCGCTTGAGCAGCTCCTGAACGGTTTTCAGTTCGGCATCATGCTGTTCCTGCTGGCGGCGGGACTGACGCTCATTTTCGGCATCATGAACGTGATCAATCTCGCGCACGGATGCCTTTATATGATCGGCGCCTATGCGGCCGCTCTTGTGGCAGCGCGAACGGGTTCGTTCCTGCTGGCGATCCCGGCAGGCCTCGTGGCCGCAGGCATGGCGGGGCTGATCATCGAGTTTCTGGTGATCCGCAAGCTGTATGACCGCGATCACCTGCAGCAGGTGCTGGCGACGTTCGGGCTGATCCTGTTCATCAACGAAGGCGTGACGATGCTGTTCGGCCGCACGCCGCTGTTCGTATCCATTCCACCGGCTTTGTCGGGATCAATCGAGATCATTCCCGGCATTCCCTATCCGACTTATCGCATCGCTATCATGGTGGTCGGATTGCTCGTGGCCGGTGGCCTCTATCTTTTGGTCAACAAGACACGGATCGGCATGCTGGTGCGCGCCGGCTCGACGCATCGCGAGATGGTGCGCGCGCTCGGCGTCGATATCCGCTTACTCTATACAATCGTGTTCGCACTCGGCGCATTGCTTGCGGGTCTTGCCGGCCTGATGGCCGGGCCGCTTTTGGCTGTGCAGGTCGGAATGGGCGAACAGATCCTCATTCTGACTTTCGTTGTCGTGGTGATCGGCGGCTTAGGTTCAATCCGCGGCGCCTTCTACGGTGCGCTGATCGTCGGTCTCACCGACACGATGTTGCGGGCGTTCCTGCCGGGCTTTTTCAAAACCTTCATGAATGCGTCCGAAGCCGATGCGCTGGGCGCCGGATTGTCGTCGATGGGCATCTATCTCGTGATGGCGCTTGTGCTCCTGATCCGGCCGCAGGGGCTGTTCCATGCTCAAGGTTGA
- a CDS encoding branched-chain amino acid ABC transporter permease — translation MLKVDETYIAQTKAEPRRRSWWPVAGTIVFILCAAAFPFLAKAIGDPSLVGLVTRIAIYAIAAASLNLILGYGGLVSFGHAAYFGVGGYVVGILYNHYISGDPFWGFIPGTNQLLITIPAAIIISGLFALVLGALSLRTSGVPFIMITLAFAQMLYFLFVSLKAYGGDDGLIVRRRNVLFDLPMADDTTFYYVTIGIAVLYFIVFAKLVRSQFGIVLGGIRQNERRMAAIGISTYQYKLVAFVIAGMGAGLAGALMANYSKFVSPDMLHWTKSGDLMIMIIIGGTGTLLGPVLGAAALIGLETYLTSWTEHWKFFLGPILILIVLFSSGGLTSVFSGWSRKRE, via the coding sequence ATGCTCAAGGTTGACGAGACATACATCGCGCAGACCAAGGCCGAACCGCGCCGCCGCTCATGGTGGCCGGTCGCAGGAACGATCGTTTTCATCCTGTGCGCGGCGGCCTTTCCGTTTCTGGCCAAGGCGATCGGCGATCCCTCGCTGGTCGGCCTTGTTACACGCATCGCGATCTATGCGATCGCGGCAGCGAGCCTCAATCTCATCCTCGGCTATGGCGGCCTCGTCAGCTTCGGTCACGCGGCCTATTTCGGCGTCGGCGGTTACGTCGTTGGCATTCTCTACAATCACTACATCTCCGGCGATCCGTTCTGGGGCTTTATCCCCGGCACCAACCAGCTGCTGATCACGATTCCGGCGGCGATCATTATCAGCGGATTGTTTGCGCTGGTGCTGGGCGCGCTGTCGCTGCGCACCAGCGGCGTGCCATTCATCATGATCACGCTCGCCTTCGCGCAGATGCTGTATTTCCTGTTCGTGTCGCTGAAGGCCTATGGCGGCGATGACGGGCTGATCGTGCGCCGCCGCAATGTGTTGTTCGACCTCCCTATGGCCGACGACACGACATTCTATTACGTGACGATCGGAATCGCCGTTCTCTACTTCATCGTGTTCGCCAAACTGGTGCGCTCGCAATTCGGCATCGTGCTCGGCGGCATCCGCCAGAATGAACGCCGCATGGCCGCGATCGGCATCTCGACCTATCAATACAAGCTGGTCGCGTTCGTCATTGCCGGCATGGGCGCCGGCCTCGCCGGTGCGCTGATGGCGAATTACTCGAAATTCGTCAGCCCCGACATGCTGCACTGGACCAAGTCCGGCGACCTGATGATCATGATCATCATCGGCGGCACCGGCACATTGCTGGGTCCGGTGCTCGGCGCCGCGGCGCTGATCGGCCTTGAGACCTATCTCACGTCCTGGACCGAGCACTGGAAGTTTTTCTTAGGTCCGATTCTGATCCTGATCGTGTTGTTCTCGTCGGGCGGGCTGACATCGGTGTTCTCGGGATGGAGCCGCAAACGTGAGTGA
- a CDS encoding N-acetylmuramoyl-L-alanine amidase family protein, which translates to MITNSDFVRRLRFHAVALLVSAVCAAPANAQPKTTPPAPQCDASKFHLILDVGHTPEIPGAISARGDTEYNFNLRLANVIKHKLEEAGFVRTTLLLGTGEAIPSLVRRVSQANAMSADLLLSIHHDSVPQVFKSKWNYEGKDLEYSDRFKGHSIFVSKDNVNYQRSLAFAQLLGGRLKARGMQYTPHYTESFMGSRRRMLLDAENGVYRFDQLVILRTPQTPAVLLEAASIVNRDEELLMGKEEHQLQIAGAVTEAVDKFCAQNMTRTAKATTPR; encoded by the coding sequence ATGATCACAAATAGCGATTTTGTTCGGCGTTTACGCTTCCACGCCGTTGCGCTGCTGGTGTCGGCTGTCTGCGCCGCGCCGGCGAACGCCCAGCCAAAAACCACGCCTCCTGCGCCGCAATGCGACGCCAGCAAGTTCCACCTGATTCTCGATGTCGGTCATACCCCGGAAATCCCGGGCGCGATCAGCGCACGCGGCGACACCGAATATAATTTCAATCTGCGTCTCGCGAACGTCATCAAGCACAAGCTTGAAGAGGCAGGCTTTGTCCGCACCACGCTGCTGCTCGGCACCGGCGAGGCCATCCCAAGCCTTGTGCGCAGGGTTTCGCAAGCGAACGCGATGTCGGCGGATCTGTTGCTGTCGATCCATCACGATTCCGTCCCACAGGTCTTCAAGTCGAAATGGAATTACGAGGGTAAGGATCTCGAATACAGCGACCGCTTCAAGGGCCACTCGATCTTCGTTTCGAAGGACAATGTGAACTATCAGCGAAGCCTCGCCTTCGCACAATTGCTCGGCGGGCGGCTAAAGGCGCGCGGGATGCAATACACGCCGCACTATACGGAAAGCTTCATGGGTTCGCGGCGGCGCATGCTGCTTGATGCGGAGAACGGCGTCTATCGCTTCGACCAGCTCGTAATCCTTCGAACCCCGCAGACGCCGGCCGTGCTGCTGGAAGCCGCCTCCATCGTCAATCGCGACGAGGAATTGCTGATGGGGAAAGAAGAGCACCAGCTGCAGATTGCCGGCGCCGTGACCGAGGCGGTCGATAAATTCTGCGCACAGAACATGACACGCACTGCCAAGGCGACAACGCCGCGCTGA
- a CDS encoding dihydrodipicolinate synthase family protein, which yields MKYSRKDAKAYSRANMKGVWAAALTPFTPDYKIDEKGLASNLTHWHKDLGVDGVFIAGKQGEFFSMSVPERKRTFEVAADAAKKAGFQTIMSCSDQNMDTVIDLAKHAEAVGADYIVVHAPILHFSKAQDETLYEYYKYIGEQVNIGIAMWSHPDSGYLMTPETCARIADLPNVVAIKYSVPRDMYKKLTELAGDKILVSTASEEEWLDNILELNWQLYLCSNPPFLFQTAVDKRMREYTDLAFKGDAAGARKVRDSLTPVREAFKKSRPAEKPHAHAKYWQTLLGQAAGPVRRPLLELTDAEKATVRAALAGSGLKLANAEKSSAA from the coding sequence ATGAAATATTCAAGGAAAGACGCGAAGGCCTATTCACGCGCCAACATGAAGGGCGTCTGGGCGGCGGCGCTGACGCCCTTCACGCCCGACTACAAGATCGACGAGAAGGGCCTCGCCAGCAATCTGACGCATTGGCACAAGGATCTCGGCGTCGACGGCGTGTTCATTGCCGGCAAGCAGGGCGAGTTCTTCTCGATGTCGGTGCCCGAGCGCAAGCGCACCTTCGAGGTTGCGGCCGATGCGGCGAAGAAGGCAGGCTTCCAGACCATCATGTCATGCTCCGACCAGAACATGGACACCGTGATCGATCTTGCGAAACACGCCGAAGCGGTCGGCGCTGACTACATCGTCGTGCACGCGCCGATCCTGCATTTCTCCAAGGCGCAGGACGAGACCTTGTACGAGTATTACAAATATATCGGCGAGCAGGTGAATATCGGCATCGCCATGTGGAGCCATCCCGATAGCGGCTATCTGATGACGCCGGAGACCTGCGCGCGCATTGCCGACCTGCCGAATGTCGTCGCGATCAAGTACAGCGTGCCGCGCGACATGTACAAGAAGCTCACGGAACTTGCCGGCGACAAGATCCTCGTGTCGACCGCTTCGGAAGAAGAGTGGCTCGACAACATCCTCGAGCTGAACTGGCAGCTTTATCTGTGCTCCAATCCGCCCTTCCTGTTCCAGACCGCGGTCGACAAGCGCATGCGCGAATACACCGATCTCGCCTTCAAGGGCGATGCCGCCGGTGCGCGCAAGGTGCGTGACAGCCTCACCCCCGTGCGCGAAGCCTTCAAGAAATCGCGTCCGGCCGAGAAGCCGCATGCGCACGCAAAATATTGGCAGACATTGCTCGGCCAGGCAGCAGGGCCGGTGCGCCGTCCGCTGCTCGAATTGACTGACGCCGAGAAAGCGACTGTCCGCGCAGCACTCGCGGGTTCTGGCTTGAAACTTGCTAACGCCGAGAAGTCCTCGGCTGCGTGA
- a CDS encoding MBL fold metallo-hydrolase — protein sequence MQTAANVVTKLMDANRDRIDIGSAVIHRLADMEDVTWPAAAVFRDLPPSVLQRAAETYPTAIDAAANALKLTFNSYIIKTPDYLCLIDAGLGNNKERLDRPLWHRRNGDFLERLKALGYAPEQFDIVINTHLHADHVGWNTVMTDGAWVPTFRNARYIVPAIELANGEARYQTDSNALHGAFADSVQPIIAAGRYRAVDLPCEIAPGLWLEPAPGHTLGMATVRLRGESRDVLFLADAIHSPMQLATPDLTSNFCVDPAQSRATRHRLLDACAGTNTIVATYHFPPPVFGHIVRSGSGYSFEPIT from the coding sequence ATGCAAACGGCGGCGAATGTCGTGACGAAGCTGATGGATGCCAATCGCGATCGGATCGACATCGGATCGGCGGTCATTCACCGGCTGGCCGATATGGAAGATGTCACCTGGCCGGCGGCGGCCGTGTTTCGCGACCTGCCACCATCGGTCCTGCAACGAGCGGCGGAAACCTACCCGACAGCCATCGATGCCGCCGCCAATGCGCTGAAGCTGACGTTCAATTCCTACATCATCAAGACGCCGGATTATCTGTGTCTGATCGATGCGGGCCTCGGCAATAACAAGGAGCGGCTGGACCGGCCGCTCTGGCATCGGCGCAATGGCGATTTTCTCGAACGTCTCAAGGCGCTGGGATATGCGCCGGAGCAATTCGACATCGTCATCAACACGCATCTTCATGCCGATCATGTCGGCTGGAACACCGTGATGACCGACGGCGCATGGGTGCCGACGTTCCGCAATGCGCGCTACATCGTGCCGGCGATCGAGCTCGCCAACGGCGAGGCGCGCTACCAAACCGACAGCAACGCGCTGCATGGCGCGTTCGCCGACAGCGTTCAGCCGATCATCGCCGCCGGCCGTTATCGGGCGGTCGATCTGCCCTGTGAAATCGCGCCCGGTTTGTGGCTCGAACCGGCGCCGGGGCACACACTGGGTATGGCAACAGTCAGGCTGCGTGGCGAAAGCCGTGATGTCCTGTTTTTGGCGGATGCCATTCACAGTCCGATGCAGCTTGCGACGCCCGATCTCACGTCGAATTTCTGCGTCGATCCGGCGCAGTCGCGTGCAACGCGCCACAGATTGCTTGACGCGTGCGCTGGGACGAACACAATCGTTGCGACGTATCATTTTCCGCCGCCAGTCTTTGGGCATATTGTGCGATCGGGATCGGGATACTCATTCGAGCCCATAACCTGA
- a CDS encoding ABC transporter substrate-binding protein encodes MKFKSVACVLAMLGFVAPAVAQEPVKIGFITTLSGPGGYLGQDIRDAFQLAIKAEGGKLGGVPVQLVVEDDGLKPGQAKQIAERMMKTDGIKLFTGTVFSNVASAVVPDIVDNGALFVSPNAGPSNLAGKECHKNYFVMSWLTDTMQGSAGQNATSLGYKRAFVLAPNYTAGKDAIEGFKRFFKGQVIGEVYTRLDQTDYAAEMAQIRAAKPDVVFHFHPGGLGIAFMRQYQQAGLVGAIPMVLAEPSMDHVLLKTIGEGSLGTDVSGAWNTDLDNPVNKAFVEAFTKAYGRTPTMYAAQGYDTAIAIASALKAVNGKVDNVEGFRQAMLKADFQTTRGAFKFGKNQHPVQDWYAMKVEKDASGNIVLKTREKILTAYGDPYAADCKL; translated from the coding sequence GTGAAGTTTAAATCTGTTGCGTGCGTGCTTGCGATGTTGGGTTTTGTGGCTCCCGCGGTGGCGCAGGAGCCGGTCAAGATCGGCTTCATCACCACGTTGTCCGGTCCCGGCGGTTATCTCGGTCAGGACATCCGCGATGCCTTCCAGCTCGCGATCAAGGCCGAAGGCGGCAAGCTCGGCGGCGTTCCGGTGCAACTCGTTGTCGAAGACGACGGCTTGAAACCCGGTCAGGCGAAACAGATCGCCGAACGCATGATGAAGACGGACGGCATCAAGCTGTTCACCGGCACGGTGTTCTCCAATGTCGCGAGCGCTGTGGTGCCCGACATTGTCGATAACGGCGCGCTGTTCGTCAGCCCGAATGCCGGTCCCTCCAATCTCGCCGGCAAGGAATGCCACAAGAATTACTTCGTGATGTCCTGGCTGACCGACACGATGCAGGGCAGCGCCGGTCAGAATGCAACTTCGCTTGGCTATAAGCGCGCCTTTGTGCTGGCGCCGAATTACACCGCCGGCAAGGACGCGATCGAAGGCTTCAAGCGTTTCTTCAAGGGCCAGGTCATCGGCGAAGTCTATACGCGCCTCGACCAGACCGATTACGCCGCTGAGATGGCGCAGATTCGCGCCGCCAAGCCAGATGTGGTGTTCCACTTCCATCCGGGTGGTCTGGGCATCGCCTTCATGCGCCAGTATCAGCAGGCTGGATTGGTCGGCGCCATTCCGATGGTGCTGGCCGAGCCGTCGATGGATCACGTGCTGCTGAAGACCATCGGCGAGGGTTCGCTCGGCACCGATGTGTCCGGCGCCTGGAACACCGATCTCGACAATCCGGTGAACAAGGCTTTTGTCGAAGCCTTCACCAAGGCCTATGGCCGCACGCCGACGATGTATGCGGCGCAGGGCTACGACACGGCGATCGCGATTGCGTCCGCGCTCAAGGCCGTGAATGGCAAGGTCGATAATGTCGAAGGCTTCCGTCAGGCGATGCTGAAAGCGGATTTCCAGACGACGCGCGGCGCGTTCAAATTCGGCAAGAACCAGCATCCGGTGCAGGACTGGTACGCCATGAAGGTGGAGAAGGATGCATCCGGCAATATCGTGCTCAAGACGCGCGAGAAGATCCTGACCGCGTACGGCGATCCTTACGCTGCGGATTGCAAGCTGTGA
- a CDS encoding GIY-YIG nuclease family protein: protein MAFVYVLGCSTPRGPISYVGWTLDIERRLKQHNAGTGARTTRGRAWALLHSESFETREDAMSREWHLKRDRRFRKELLTAFAAATPQQRLGKRVR, encoded by the coding sequence ATGGCCTTTGTTTATGTCCTTGGCTGCTCCACGCCGCGTGGTCCGATCTCCTATGTCGGCTGGACCCTCGATATCGAGCGGCGGCTGAAACAGCATAATGCCGGCACCGGTGCGCGCACGACGCGAGGCAGGGCATGGGCGCTGCTGCATTCGGAAAGCTTCGAGACGCGTGAGGATGCAATGAGCCGCGAATGGCACCTCAAGCGTGACCGCAGGTTTCGCAAGGAATTGCTGACCGCTTTTGCCGCGGCTACTCCGCAGCAGCGCCTGGGAAAGCGTGTTCGATGA
- a CDS encoding alpha/beta fold hydrolase → MAGLVFTCGMNVHQSLTVPAPREAVDLVMRDGAVIRLRRYGQAGATRLVLSHGNGLAINAYLPFWLPLTDTYDVVLFDIRNHGENMLHDPDAHRWESFYDDYEEIFHGIKAHFGEARTIGAFHSLSSIAALEHTLRRGKRWDGLCLFDPPILPREGHPLYAMQLANMEEHSARALRRQSTFDSPEQLASQFRRRSSFGRWVPGAAALLARHTLRPTDDGRWSLCCPPELEARIFRDNVDPTQYTRLKDVPVPFMIIAGDPNSPHASPAAFTARAAHGEMGIDYAMVPNTTHFLQLEEPQACRDLVIDFMRRHGLD, encoded by the coding sequence TTGGCTGGATTGGTCTTCACCTGCGGCATGAATGTGCATCAGTCGCTTACGGTGCCGGCGCCGCGTGAAGCCGTCGATCTTGTCATGAGGGATGGCGCCGTGATCCGACTGCGCCGCTACGGGCAGGCGGGCGCGACGCGTCTTGTGCTCAGCCATGGCAATGGTCTTGCCATCAATGCCTATCTGCCGTTCTGGCTGCCGCTGACGGATACTTACGATGTCGTGCTGTTCGACATCCGCAATCACGGCGAGAACATGCTCCATGATCCGGATGCGCATCGCTGGGAGAGTTTCTACGACGATTACGAGGAGATCTTTCACGGCATCAAAGCGCATTTCGGCGAGGCGCGCACAATCGGCGCGTTTCATTCTCTTTCGTCCATTGCGGCGCTGGAACACACATTGCGGCGTGGCAAGCGCTGGGACGGCCTGTGTCTGTTCGATCCGCCGATCCTGCCGCGCGAAGGTCATCCGCTCTATGCGATGCAGCTTGCGAATATGGAAGAGCATTCCGCCCGCGCGCTGCGGCGGCAGAGCACATTCGATTCCCCGGAGCAGCTTGCCAGCCAGTTTCGTCGCCGCTCGTCCTTCGGCCGCTGGGTGCCAGGCGCTGCGGCTCTGCTGGCGCGGCACACGTTGCGCCCGACGGATGATGGGCGCTGGAGCTTGTGCTGTCCGCCCGAGCTTGAGGCGCGGATCTTCCGCGACAATGTCGATCCGACGCAATACACGCGCCTGAAGGACGTGCCGGTGCCATTCATGATCATCGCCGGCGATCCGAATTCGCCGCATGCAAGCCCCGCGGCCTTCACCGCCAGGGCGGCGCATGGGGAAATGGGCATCGATTATGCGATGGTGCCGAACACCACGCACTTCCTGCAACTGGAAGAACCGCAGGCCTGCCGCGATCTGGTGATCGATTTTATGCGCCGACACGGGCTCGACTGA